In a genomic window of [Empedobacter] haloabium:
- a CDS encoding HDOD domain-containing protein yields the protein MNTALTYDEVVDGLGDLPSLPAVVMELLNSIDQEDVDIAVLAKKVSHDQALTAKTLRLANSSAYSLQVKVTTIQQAITYLGFQTTRNLITAAAVTGCFAETRCAGFDHKAFWRHSIGSATCAKVLARHLRFNQDYAFTAGLLHDIGRLVLVSCFPRHYEKVLAWRARHDCVLLQAERAVLGIDHVEAGLALAEHWNFSDTMRLAIGGHHAPEQSGAGFLATIIHVADVIAHALDLAQVEDELVPPLSEVAWQAVHLDDAACLHLLRETEVQYEEIALVLLP from the coding sequence ATGAACACGGCGCTCACCTACGACGAGGTCGTCGATGGCCTGGGCGATCTGCCCTCGCTGCCGGCGGTCGTCATGGAACTGCTCAACAGCATAGACCAGGAAGACGTCGATATCGCGGTACTGGCCAAAAAAGTGTCGCACGACCAGGCGCTGACGGCCAAGACCCTGCGGCTCGCCAATTCCTCCGCGTACAGCCTGCAGGTCAAGGTAACGACGATCCAGCAGGCGATCACCTACCTCGGCTTCCAGACCACGCGCAATCTGATCACGGCGGCCGCCGTCACCGGCTGCTTTGCCGAAACCCGGTGCGCCGGGTTCGACCACAAGGCCTTCTGGCGCCACTCGATCGGCAGCGCCACCTGTGCCAAGGTGCTGGCGCGCCACCTGCGCTTCAACCAGGATTATGCGTTCACGGCCGGGCTGTTGCACGATATCGGCCGGCTCGTGCTGGTCAGCTGCTTCCCCCGGCATTACGAAAAAGTGCTGGCCTGGCGCGCGCGCCATGACTGCGTACTGCTGCAGGCCGAGCGGGCCGTGCTGGGCATCGACCATGTCGAGGCCGGCCTGGCGCTGGCCGAACACTGGAATTTTTCCGACACGATGCGGCTGGCGATCGGCGGCCACCATGCGCCCGAGCAGTCCGGGGCCGGTTTCCTGGCCACGATCATCCACGTGGCGGACGTGATTGCCCACGCCCTCGATCTGGCGCAGGTGGAGGACGAGCTGGTGCCGCCGCTGTCGGAAGTGGCCTGGCAGGCGGTGCATCTGGACGACGCTGCCTGCCTGCACCTGCTGCGCGAGACCGAGGTGCAATACGAGGAAATCGCGCTGGTGCTGCTGCCCTGA
- a CDS encoding HAMP domain-containing sensor histidine kinase, whose protein sequence is MFGIQARLTFLFVVIVTVVLGISGSYAQYTLAHELEVNNQRLRDGVLTRLQTSLPSALWDLDKTKVDNIVAAEMLPPELMAIRVYDTSVGLFSGKRRNPDGTVGNVAANDDVPGSPVVADLAYRETDQGGRPVIVGRVVVNFSRDQIDARLAAEIRRKVGEALLLDLILVVALALSLRIVFDPLKRLRDGLFELATRGSDEVEELPEKRRDELGDVIRGFNAIQRRVKAIILRTREAEDEARRAAQETAQALHDLRQAQESLLQAERLASLGSLVAGVAHEINTPVGIALTSASVLKEATEDIHAAVTAGAVRKSEILKYIETAGESARLIMNNAYRAAHLIHSFKQIAVDQVSEARRRFELREYIGEVVSSLQPRLKKTRLAVSIDCPADVMLDSYPGALAQVITNLTLNCVDHAFLPDQEGNIDISVRPDGDWVELAVADNGRGIPPDLIDKVFDPFVTTRRGQGGTGLGLNIVYNLIVKQFAGTISVSSVEGAGASFVLRMPRVTPGDGPGADGALHG, encoded by the coding sequence ATGTTCGGAATCCAAGCGCGGCTGACATTTCTGTTCGTCGTCATCGTCACCGTCGTGCTGGGGATCTCGGGCAGCTATGCCCAATATACGCTGGCGCACGAACTCGAGGTCAACAACCAGCGCCTGCGCGACGGGGTGCTGACGCGCCTGCAGACCAGCCTGCCGTCGGCGTTGTGGGACCTGGACAAGACCAAGGTCGACAATATCGTCGCGGCCGAGATGTTGCCGCCCGAGTTGATGGCGATCCGCGTCTACGATACGTCCGTTGGGCTGTTTTCGGGCAAGCGGCGCAACCCGGACGGCACCGTCGGCAACGTGGCGGCCAATGACGACGTGCCGGGCAGCCCCGTCGTGGCCGACCTGGCCTACCGCGAGACGGACCAGGGCGGGCGGCCCGTCATCGTCGGTCGCGTGGTGGTCAACTTCAGCCGCGACCAGATCGACGCGCGCCTGGCCGCCGAGATCCGCCGCAAGGTCGGCGAGGCACTGTTGCTTGACCTGATCCTGGTGGTGGCGCTGGCGCTGTCGCTGCGCATCGTGTTCGATCCGTTGAAGCGCCTGCGCGACGGCCTGTTCGAACTGGCCACGCGCGGCAGCGACGAGGTGGAGGAGCTGCCGGAAAAGCGCCGCGACGAGCTGGGCGACGTGATCCGCGGCTTCAACGCGATCCAGCGCCGCGTCAAGGCCATCATCCTGCGCACCCGCGAGGCGGAGGACGAGGCGCGTCGCGCGGCCCAGGAGACGGCACAGGCGCTGCACGACCTGCGCCAGGCGCAGGAATCGCTGCTGCAGGCCGAGCGGCTGGCATCGCTGGGCAGCCTGGTGGCCGGCGTCGCGCACGAGATCAACACGCCGGTCGGCATCGCCCTGACCAGCGCCTCGGTGCTGAAGGAAGCCACCGAGGACATCCACGCGGCCGTGACCGCGGGCGCGGTGCGCAAATCGGAGATCCTCAAATATATCGAGACGGCCGGCGAGAGCGCGCGCCTGATCATGAACAACGCCTACCGGGCCGCGCACCTGATCCACAGCTTCAAGCAGATCGCCGTGGACCAGGTCAGCGAGGCGCGCCGCCGTTTCGAGCTGCGCGAGTACATCGGTGAAGTGGTCTCCAGCCTGCAGCCGCGACTGAAGAAGACGCGCCTGGCGGTGTCGATCGACTGCCCGGCCGACGTCATGCTGGACAGCTATCCCGGCGCGCTGGCGCAGGTCATCACGAACCTGACCCTGAACTGCGTCGACCACGCCTTCCTGCCCGACCAGGAGGGCAATATCGACATCAGCGTGCGGCCCGATGGCGACTGGGTCGAGCTGGCGGTGGCCGACAACGGCCGCGGCATTCCGCCGGACCTGATCGACAAGGTGTTCGATCCGTTCGTCACGACGCGGCGCGGCCAGGGCGGCACCGGCCTCGGCCTGAACATCGTCTACAACCTGATCGTCAAGCAGTTCGCCGGCACGATCTCAGTCAGCAGCGTGGAAGGCGCCGGCGCCAGCTTCGTGCTGCGCATGCCGCGCGTGACCCCTGGCGACGGGCCCGGCGCCGATGGCGCACTGCATGGCTGA
- a CDS encoding DUF1697 domain-containing protein: MSTTRQIALLRGINVGRAKRIAMADLRKVLADLGFGGVRTLLNSGNVVFDCAARDAALSATRIEEALVLKLGVGSRVTVLDARQLDEVVQDNCLREMATDPSRLLVAILSNPADRRRLEPLCHQPWQPEAFALGRWSAYLWCPDGVLASRAAAAMGNLLGDAVTTRNWSTITKLHALANAAGV, encoded by the coding sequence ATGAGCACAACACGGCAGATAGCCCTGTTAAGAGGGATCAATGTCGGGCGGGCGAAGCGCATCGCGATGGCTGACCTGCGCAAGGTGCTGGCGGATCTGGGCTTCGGCGGCGTGCGTACGTTGCTCAACAGCGGCAACGTCGTCTTCGACTGCGCGGCACGCGACGCGGCGCTGTCCGCCACCCGCATCGAAGAGGCACTGGTATTGAAGCTGGGCGTGGGCTCGCGCGTCACCGTGCTGGACGCGCGGCAGCTGGACGAAGTCGTGCAGGACAACTGCCTGCGCGAGATGGCGACCGACCCGAGCCGCCTGCTGGTGGCGATACTGAGCAACCCGGCCGACCGGCGCCGCCTGGAACCGCTGTGCCACCAGCCGTGGCAGCCGGAGGCCTTCGCGCTGGGCCGCTGGTCGGCCTACCTGTGGTGCCCCGATGGGGTGCTGGCCAGCCGTGCCGCGGCCGCGATGGGCAACCTGCTGGGCGATGCCGTCACCACCCGCAACTGGAGTACGATCACCAAGCTGCACGCGCTGGCCAACGCCGCCGGCGTCTGA
- a CDS encoding DUF3224 domain-containing protein yields MGKASGEFDVAMVPQPVAELNAGTGIGRMTLDKRYHGALTATGQGEFLSFHGAVPTSAVYVAIEKVEGTLDGRRGGFALQHAGIMGGEHAGLRIVVAPDSGTGELTGLRGTLDIRMEQGKHFYDFEYSLGE; encoded by the coding sequence ATGGGCAAGGCAAGCGGAGAATTCGATGTGGCGATGGTGCCGCAACCGGTGGCGGAACTGAACGCCGGTACGGGCATCGGCCGGATGACGCTGGACAAGCGCTACCACGGCGCGCTGACGGCCACGGGGCAGGGCGAATTCCTGTCCTTCCACGGCGCGGTACCGACCTCGGCCGTCTACGTCGCCATCGAAAAGGTGGAGGGCACGCTGGACGGCCGGCGCGGCGGCTTTGCGCTGCAGCATGCCGGCATCATGGGCGGCGAGCACGCCGGGCTGCGCATCGTCGTCGCGCCCGATTCCGGCACCGGCGAGCTGACGGGCCTGCGCGGGACGCTCGATATCCGCATGGAGCAGGGCAAGCACTTCTACGACTTCGAGTACTCGCTGGGCGAATAG
- a CDS encoding ChaN family lipoprotein produces MKFKPLSLLLVAALLSGCAVYKKNPRQQPAASGVTKGNPQVLLLGEVHDNKAGHRQRYEDLRQRVEAGWRPVIAMEQFDREDQELLNAAQEGCMAAGCVIRVMDRKGWDWQQYYNIIQLALDHKLPLVAANLSRTNASKVVRDGIASSFDAKTVAEYRLNEPVSADWRKAQEREIQAGHCDMVPAMMLPGMVDAQMARDIWMAKLIRDQQPRDVVLIAGNGHVRKDIGVPRWLRTVGPKLTTEAIGYVEGGGAKEQFDDVRAIPAVKRPDPCAKFRK; encoded by the coding sequence ATGAAGTTCAAACCGTTATCGCTGCTGCTGGTGGCCGCGCTGCTGTCCGGCTGCGCCGTCTACAAGAAGAACCCGCGCCAGCAGCCTGCCGCCTCCGGCGTTACCAAGGGCAATCCGCAGGTTCTGCTGCTGGGTGAGGTGCACGACAACAAGGCCGGCCACCGCCAGCGTTACGAGGACTTGCGCCAGCGCGTGGAAGCGGGCTGGCGGCCCGTGATCGCGATGGAGCAGTTCGACCGCGAGGACCAGGAACTGCTGAACGCCGCGCAGGAAGGCTGCATGGCTGCGGGCTGCGTGATCCGCGTGATGGACCGCAAGGGCTGGGACTGGCAGCAGTACTACAACATCATCCAGCTGGCGCTGGACCACAAGCTGCCGCTCGTGGCCGCCAACCTGTCGCGCACGAACGCGTCGAAGGTCGTACGCGACGGTATCGCTTCCAGCTTCGACGCCAAGACCGTGGCCGAGTACCGCCTGAACGAGCCCGTGTCGGCCGACTGGCGCAAGGCGCAGGAACGGGAAATCCAGGCCGGGCATTGCGACATGGTGCCGGCGATGATGCTGCCGGGGATGGTGGACGCGCAGATGGCGCGCGACATCTGGATGGCCAAGCTGATCCGCGACCAGCAACCGCGCGACGTGGTGCTCATCGCTGGCAACGGCCACGTGCGCAAGGACATCGGCGTGCCGCGCTGGCTGCGCACCGTCGGGCCCAAGCTGACGACCGAGGCGATCGGCTATGTCGAGGGCGGCGGCGCCAAGGAGCAGTTCGACGACGTGCGTGCCATCCCGGCCGTCAAGCGGCCGGACCCCTGCGCGAAGTTCCGCAAGTAG
- a CDS encoding RtcB family protein: MNKQDSTDYDTMDVPGGRPVKMWTHGVPVEAEAKQQLANTARMPFIYKHIAVMPDVHLGKGSTIGSVIPTLGAVIPAAVGVDIGCGMMAAKTTLTASDLPDNLGPLRSAIEKAIPHGLSPRTRGFKGRDEGSWQNPPSAVDAAWMRLKDDFDVICAKTPKLRHTNNYKHLGTLGTGNHFIEVCLDEDNAVWLMLHSGSRGVGNAIGTHFIELAQQDMRTHIANLPDRDLAYLKEGTQHYDDYVEAVDWAQRFARMNREVMMQNLIGAVRSVIRKPFETHVEAVNCHHNYVQKERHFGQDVLVTRKGAVSAKRGELGIIPGSMGARSYIVRGKGNEESFTSCSHGAGRTMSRSEAKRRFTREDQVKATAGVECRKDAGVVDEIPMAYKDIDAVMHAQRDLVEVVHTLKQVVCVKG, translated from the coding sequence ATGAATAAACAGGATTCAACGGATTACGACACGATGGACGTGCCCGGCGGCCGGCCGGTCAAGATGTGGACGCATGGCGTGCCCGTGGAGGCGGAAGCCAAACAGCAGCTGGCCAATACGGCGCGCATGCCTTTCATTTACAAGCACATCGCCGTGATGCCCGACGTCCACCTGGGCAAGGGCTCGACCATCGGCAGCGTCATCCCGACGCTGGGCGCGGTCATCCCGGCCGCCGTCGGGGTCGATATCGGCTGCGGCATGATGGCCGCCAAGACGACGCTGACCGCCAGCGACCTGCCGGACAATCTGGGGCCGCTGCGCAGCGCCATCGAAAAGGCCATTCCGCACGGCCTGTCGCCCCGGACGCGCGGCTTCAAGGGTCGCGACGAAGGCTCCTGGCAGAACCCGCCATCGGCGGTGGACGCCGCCTGGATGCGGCTGAAGGACGACTTCGACGTCATCTGCGCCAAGACGCCCAAGCTGCGCCACACCAACAACTACAAGCATCTCGGCACGCTCGGCACGGGCAACCATTTCATCGAGGTCTGCCTGGACGAGGACAATGCGGTGTGGCTGATGCTGCATTCCGGCTCCCGTGGCGTGGGCAACGCCATCGGCACGCACTTCATCGAACTGGCGCAGCAGGACATGCGCACACACATCGCCAACCTGCCGGACCGCGACCTGGCTTACCTGAAGGAAGGCACGCAACACTACGACGACTATGTGGAGGCGGTCGATTGGGCCCAGCGCTTCGCGCGGATGAACCGGGAAGTAATGATGCAGAACCTGATCGGTGCCGTGCGCAGCGTGATCCGCAAACCGTTCGAGACGCACGTGGAGGCCGTCAACTGCCACCACAACTATGTGCAGAAGGAGCGCCATTTCGGCCAGGACGTGCTGGTCACGCGCAAGGGCGCCGTCTCCGCGAAAAGGGGGGAGCTGGGCATCATCCCTGGTTCGATGGGCGCGCGCAGCTATATCGTGCGCGGCAAAGGCAACGAGGAAAGCTTCACCAGCTGCAGCCATGGGGCGGGGCGCACGATGAGCCGCAGCGAGGCAAAACGGCGGTTCACGCGTGAAGACCAGGTGAAGGCCACCGCCGGCGTCGAATGCCGCAAGGACGCAGGCGTGGTGGACGAGATCCCGATGGCCTACAAGGACATCGACGCGGTGATGCACGCACAGCGCGACCTGGTCGAGGTGGTGCACACGCTCAAGCAGGTCGTTTGCGTGAAGGGCTGA
- the rtcA gene encoding RNA 3'-terminal phosphate cyclase — MQQAPTIELDGSSGEGGGQILRSALTLSMITGQPFRIRHIRANRPKPGLMRQHLMAVRAAAAVCSADVTHAEVGSTELTFVPRAIQGGVYEFTIGTAGSATLVLQTLLPALLYADVPSVVRVSGGTHNPKAPPAHFIDRAYLRLLRAMGAQVEFELKRFGFYPNGGGELCAAVWPSPGLRQLELVERGTLRAAHAEAYVAALPLAIAQRELECLRKELDWRTDALQAHPLSNDQGPGNALLIMLESEHVTEVFSAVGEKRVRAEAVAGGAILEAQRYLASGAAVGEHLGDQLMLPLALAGGGRYTIDHVSAHAITNAEVIAQFLPVTVTFEAGEQRSLCTIASASE; from the coding sequence ATGCAGCAGGCGCCGACGATAGAACTGGACGGCTCCTCCGGCGAGGGCGGCGGGCAGATCCTGCGCTCGGCGCTGACGCTGTCGATGATCACCGGGCAGCCGTTCCGCATCCGCCACATTCGTGCCAACCGGCCCAAGCCCGGCCTGATGCGCCAGCACCTGATGGCCGTGCGCGCGGCGGCCGCCGTGTGCAGCGCCGACGTCACCCATGCGGAAGTGGGCTCGACCGAGCTGACGTTCGTGCCGCGTGCGATCCAGGGCGGCGTCTACGAATTCACGATCGGCACGGCCGGCAGCGCGACGCTGGTGCTGCAGACCCTGCTGCCTGCGCTGCTGTATGCGGACGTGCCGTCGGTCGTGCGCGTCAGCGGCGGCACCCATAACCCGAAGGCGCCACCGGCGCATTTCATCGACCGCGCCTACCTGCGCCTGTTGCGGGCGATGGGCGCGCAGGTCGAGTTCGAACTGAAGCGCTTCGGTTTCTATCCCAACGGCGGCGGCGAGTTGTGCGCAGCCGTCTGGCCCAGCCCGGGCCTGCGCCAGCTGGAGCTGGTCGAGCGGGGCACGCTGCGTGCCGCCCATGCGGAAGCTTACGTCGCCGCGCTGCCGCTGGCGATCGCGCAGCGCGAACTGGAGTGCCTACGCAAGGAGCTCGATTGGCGCACGGATGCTCTGCAAGCGCATCCGCTGTCGAACGACCAGGGGCCGGGCAATGCGCTGCTCATCATGCTGGAGAGCGAGCACGTGACGGAGGTGTTCTCGGCCGTCGGCGAAAAGCGGGTGCGCGCGGAAGCGGTGGCCGGCGGCGCCATCCTGGAAGCGCAGCGCTACCTGGCCTCCGGTGCGGCGGTCGGCGAGCATCTTGGCGACCAGCTGATGCTGCCGCTGGCGCTGGCCGGCGGCGGACGCTATACGATCGACCACGTGTCGGCGCACGCGATCACGAACGCCGAGGTGATCGCGCAGTTCCTGCCCGTGACGGTCACGTTCGAGGCGGGCGAGCAGCGCAGCCTGTGCACCATCGCCAGCGCGTCAGAATAG
- a CDS encoding TonB-dependent receptor — MRRLPFHLGAAIAAAFPLATSAADIPGDVVVITASRIEHNSQDIPAAIDVVDMAHIRDAQLRVNASEALVAVPGLVVQNRQNYAQDLQISSRGFGARSAFGVRGVRLIADGIPATMPDGQGQAATFNLDRAQRIEVLRGPFSALYGNHSGGVIQLFTEEGKAPASVEMSVMGGSDGTRKADLAAQGRHGTMGYVLDASRFDTDGYRDHSAARRDQAFAKLTFEPDQRSKLTIVASALRQDDSQDPLGVQWATFQRDPRAGETDPNDTVTPRRTFAERYDTRKSIDHQQVGASYDIHFGEHRLHLMLYGGNRDVVQYQAFSKAFQAPASHSGGVIDFERRFHGAAISWRDVRRFDAGVLRTTVGVDYDRSSDDRQGYENFIGNQLGVRGALRRDENDVVSNFDPYVQSEWQSGPWRLTAGLRHSRVKVDVDDRFLANGNDSGGMTFARTTPVLGALYKATPALSLYASTARGFETPTLNESFYSASGGFNFGLRPARSTHVEAGAKLRLAESTRADVALFQVRTRDELVVDAASGGRTSYRNAARTVRQGVEVSLDTAWRHGLSAHAALTGLRAVYDEAFAVVGKGNRLPGVARVTAYAELAWRDSADRYGAALEALASGRVYAEDTNRERPAPGYAILNLRLQARQALGAWRLREFVRLGNLLDRQYVGSVIVGDTNKRYYEAAPGRNWQAGVSAQYLF; from the coding sequence ATGCGACGACTTCCCTTCCACCTTGGCGCGGCCATCGCCGCAGCCTTCCCGTTGGCGACCAGCGCCGCCGACATTCCCGGCGACGTGGTGGTGATCACCGCCAGCCGTATCGAACACAACAGCCAGGACATTCCGGCCGCAATCGACGTCGTCGACATGGCCCACATCCGCGACGCCCAGCTGCGCGTCAACGCCTCCGAAGCGCTGGTCGCGGTGCCTGGGCTCGTGGTGCAGAACCGCCAAAACTACGCACAGGACCTGCAGATCTCCTCGCGCGGCTTCGGCGCCCGTTCGGCCTTCGGCGTGCGCGGCGTACGGCTGATCGCGGACGGCATCCCGGCCACCATGCCGGATGGCCAGGGTCAGGCCGCCACCTTCAACCTGGATCGCGCCCAGCGTATCGAGGTGCTGCGTGGTCCCTTCTCGGCACTGTATGGCAACCACTCCGGCGGCGTCATCCAGCTGTTCACGGAGGAAGGCAAGGCGCCTGCCTCCGTCGAGATGTCCGTGATGGGCGGCAGCGACGGCACCCGCAAGGCCGACCTCGCCGCGCAAGGCCGCCATGGCACGATGGGCTACGTGCTCGATGCCTCCCGCTTCGATACGGACGGCTACCGTGACCACAGCGCCGCCCGGCGCGACCAGGCCTTCGCCAAGCTCACGTTCGAGCCGGACCAGCGCAGCAAGCTGACGATCGTCGCCAGCGCCCTGCGCCAGGACGACAGCCAGGACCCGCTCGGCGTGCAGTGGGCGACGTTCCAGCGCGACCCGCGCGCGGGCGAAACGGACCCGAACGACACGGTCACGCCGCGGCGCACCTTCGCCGAGCGCTACGACACCCGCAAGAGCATCGATCACCAGCAGGTCGGCGCCAGCTACGACATCCACTTCGGCGAGCACCGCCTGCACCTCATGCTCTACGGCGGCAACCGCGACGTGGTGCAGTACCAGGCCTTTTCGAAAGCCTTTCAAGCCCCCGCGTCCCACTCCGGCGGCGTGATCGACTTCGAACGCCGGTTCCACGGCGCCGCCATCAGCTGGCGCGACGTGCGGCGCTTCGACGCCGGCGTGCTGCGCACCACCGTCGGCGTCGATTATGACCGTTCCAGCGACGACCGCCAGGGCTACGAGAACTTCATCGGCAACCAGCTGGGCGTGCGCGGCGCGTTGCGGCGCGACGAGAACGACGTCGTCTCGAACTTCGATCCCTATGTACAGAGCGAATGGCAGAGCGGGCCCTGGCGCCTGACGGCCGGGTTGCGCCACAGCCGCGTCAAGGTGGACGTGGACGACCGGTTCCTCGCCAACGGCAACGACAGCGGCGGCATGACGTTCGCCCGCACCACACCGGTGCTGGGCGCCCTGTACAAGGCGACGCCGGCACTGAGCCTGTATGCCAGCACGGCGCGCGGCTTCGAGACGCCGACGCTGAACGAGTCCTTCTATTCCGCCAGCGGCGGCTTCAATTTCGGCCTGCGCCCGGCGCGCAGCACGCACGTGGAAGCCGGCGCGAAGCTGCGCCTGGCCGAGTCGACCCGGGCCGACGTGGCGCTGTTCCAGGTGCGCACGCGCGACGAACTGGTGGTGGATGCCGCCAGCGGCGGCCGCACCAGCTACCGCAATGCCGCTCGCACCGTGCGCCAGGGCGTCGAGGTATCGTTGGACACGGCCTGGCGCCACGGCCTTTCCGCCCACGCGGCGCTGACTGGCCTGCGCGCGGTCTATGACGAGGCGTTCGCCGTCGTCGGCAAGGGCAATCGCCTGCCCGGCGTCGCCCGCGTCACGGCTTACGCCGAGCTGGCGTGGCGGGACAGCGCCGACCGTTATGGCGCGGCGCTCGAAGCATTGGCCAGCGGCCGGGTCTATGCGGAGGACACCAACCGCGAACGGCCGGCGCCCGGTTACGCCATCCTGAACCTGCGGCTGCAGGCGCGGCAAGCACTCGGCGCCTGGCGCCTGCGCGAGTTCGTCCGGCTGGGCAACCTGCTGGACAGGCAATACGTCGGCTCGGTGATCGTTGGCGACACCAACAAGCGCTATTACGAGGCGGCGCCCGGCCGCAACTGGCAGGCCGGCGTCAGCGCCCAGTATCTATTCTGA